TCGATCAGCTACTTTCTGCTTCTTTTCAACCTGCTTCCCATCTTCCCGCTGGACGGCGGTCAGCTTCTTCAAGGGCTCCTCTGGTCGAAGCTGTCGTGGTTCCGGGCGACGCTCATCGCTACCGGAATCGGGCTCGTCGGATCGGTCCTCCTAGTCCTTTACGGCCTTGCTGCGGGGGGACTGTTGCTCGTCTTAATCGGAGCAAGCTGCGGCATGACATGCTTCAGCATGCGCAAACAGCTTCAGGCGGCTGGTCCCTACGCGTTCCAGGACGAAGACGAGCCCGGTTGGATGAAGTCGGTCAACATGGACCCTGACGAGCCCGTCAAGGAGTCCGTCGGCGAACGCATGCGACGCAAGCGTGAGGAACGACGCGTCGCCCGTGAGGCCGAGGCGGCGAGCCGGCTCGAGCAAGAAGTGGATCGCGTCTTGGCCAAGATCAGCCAGTCGGGCATCGATTCGCTCACCTCGTCAGAGAAAGCCACGCTCGAGCGGGCACGCGAAGCCAAAGCCGGCCGATGAATCGCCACGGAGTCGCAAAGGCACGGAGCCGATGAATGACGTAGGTTCCTGACTCTGAAGACCTTCACGCCTCCGTGCCTCTGTGCTGAGCCATGTCCGACGCCGTCTACCAGCAGTGCACCAATCCGGCCTGTGCCGCGACGTTCGACGCGGGCGAAGTCCTGACCGCCTGCCCGATTTGTGGAGCGCTGCTGGACGTCCGGTACGACTGGGATCGCCTGCCTGTCCCGACACGGCTGAAAAACTTCGACGCGCGCCGGATGTCGTTCGACCCGCTCGACGTCAGTGGCGTCTGGCGATTCCGCGAACTGCTGCCCTTCTTCCGCGACACCAGCGACATCGTCACGGTCGGCGAAGGCCGAACCACGCTGCAAACCAACGACAGCGTCGCCTGCGACCTGAAGATGCCCCACGGCACGCTGCAGCTGCAATACGAGGGCTTCAACCCGTCCGGCTCGTTCAAGGACAACGGCATGACGGCCGCGTTCACCCATGCGAAGCGTGTGGGTGCGGCGGTCGTCGCCTGTGCGTCGACCGGAAACACGTCTGCCGCCTTGGCTTTGTACGCCTCGGCCGCCGGCATGAAGGCACTGGTCTTCGTCGGCAGCGGCAAGATCGCCTTCGGAAAGCTGAGCCAGGCCCTCGACTACGGAGCGATGACGCTGCAGGTTGAAGGCGACTTCGACGACTGCCTGAAACGCGTCCGCGAGCTGGCCGAGACGCCGGATGCGGGCGTTTACCTCATGAACAGCGTCAATCCCTTCCGCCTCGAAGGGCAGAAGGCGATCATGTACCGCATTCTCGAAGCCCGCGGCTGGCAGGTGCCGGACTGGATCGTCGTCCCCGGCGGCAACCTCGGCAACTCGTCCGCCTTCGGTAAAGCCTTCGCCGAGCTGTTCGAGCTGGGCCTGATCGACCGCATTCCGCGACTTGCGATCATCAACGCCCACGGCGCCAACACGCTTTGGCAGCTGTACGAGCAGCAAGGTTTGCGTTGGAACGACGGCGGCTTCGACAAAGACGTGCCGGCGGCGCTTTACCGCGGGTTCGACGCGGCCAATCACAAGGCCGACACCGTCGCCAGCGCCATCGAGATCGGCCGGCCCGTCAATCTGCCCAAGGCGTTGCGAGCGCTGGACATCATGAACGGCGTCGTGCGCGAGGTCGACGACGACGCGATCCTCGACGGCCGGGCGACGGTCGCCCGGTTCGGCTTCGGCTGCGAACCCGCCAGCGGTGCCACGATCGCCGGCCTGCGTCAGCTGCTCGACGAAGGCGTCATCTCCAGAGGCGAGCAAGTCGTGTGCGTCCTTACCGGGCACGAGCTCAAGGACCCGAATCGCACCGTCGACTACCACATCGGGGACGAACCTCACCGCTGGTCGAACGCACCCACGTCCATTCCCAACGACCTCGACGCGATCTTGAAGGTCGTGCAGCAACGCTGACCTCGACAACAAGGACTCCGCTTCAGTCACGGTCTGAAAATCGGACGTGTGGTCGGATTAAGTCGCCTCTGTCGCACGTCGATGCACCGATGTGCCTGGGGGTACGTCAAAGCTTCGTCCGTTCTGGACCTTCCTGCGACATCCGCCGCTGTGGTTTCGGCTGATGGCACTCATGACGTTGTCGATCAGCTTCGCCCTGATTGCCGGGCCGTTGGTGCAGGTGCACGTGCAGACGGCAGCGTTCATGCGGCAGATGGCCGTCCCGCTGGCGATGCTGGCGCTGGTTCTGCTCGTCGCGATTCGCCACGAGAAGAAATGGCGTCAAACCGTCGGCCAGCTTGCCGACGTGCTCGAGAACGTCCGCGGCGGACGCCTGCCGAGCGAACAGATCGCCAGACTCCTCGACGGTTTGGCCGATAAAGGCGAGCTCACCCGACTCGCCGCCGAGGTCGAACGCATCGTCGCCGACGCGAGCGAAGCCCAACAGCGTGCCCGCCGACAGGTCGCTGAGGCCGACCGACGCGTCAACACCACAACCAACGCCCTCGAAAAAGAGATCGGCCAGCTCAAGCACCAGGCCGGCCGCGACGGGCTGACCGGTCTCGGCAACCGTCGAAGCCTCGACGAGACGCTGCCACGATTCGTCAAGACGGCCCGCGCCAACATGAGCCAGCTGTCGGTCATCATGATCGACGTCGACCGGTTCAAGGAACTCAACGACACGCTCGGCCACGCGGCGGGCGATCGAATGCTCAAGGAGTTCGCACGCCTGCTTCGCGGCACCGTCCGCGAGAACGACGCGGCCTTCCGCTATGGCGGCGACGAGTTCGTGCTGCTGCTCGCGGACGTCGGCATCGACCAGGCACGGGCGACGGCCGAGCGGCTCATGCGGCTCGGCGACGATCTCGCCAGGCCGCTGCGTGGGCTCGCCCATCCGCCGGGACTCAGCTGCGGCGTGTCGAGCCTGTCGCAATTGCCCGCTGCCGCGTGCGGCGAAGACCTGCTCAAAGCCGCCGACGCCGACGCGTATCGGATCAAGCGACAGCGACGCACGCTTCGCCGTGCGGCCTAGCAGTTGTTCGTAGAGTGTGGGCGTGCAACGGCTCGCCTGCACGATCTTCTGCGTCACGGCCGTCGTGCTGGTCGGCTGCTCGACGCAGTCGCATACCGATCGCACGAGCGGACTGGTCAGTCTGTTCGTCGAAGGCCGCTACAACGCCGCGGCCAGTGAAGCCGGCGGGTTGGCCGAAGAGTCGGACCGCCGAACCAACAGTGATCGCCTGCCGCGCGACGGACTTGTGATCCGGCTCGAACAAGGCGCTGCCCTCCGCGCGGCCGGGTTGATCGACGAGAGCACGCGCGTCTTTCGCCGGGCGGATCGGCTGTTCCAGATCGCCGACGAGACGCCCAAGGTCCAGCTCGGTAGTGAGACGACGGCACTCTGGACCAATCCGACCGCACTGGCTTATCGCGGGACGCAGTACGACCGCGTCCTCGTCGCGACGATGCAGGCGATGAACCAAATCGAGCTGGGCGATCTGGAGCTGGCCCGCGTCTTCATCCGCGACGCCGGTCGTCGTTTGCGCGACGCGAAGGACAAGTTCGAAGCCGACATCGAGCGTGACCGCCGTGAGGCCGACCGAGCCGTGCGATCGCGCGGGGGCGACGTCGACGAGGCGTGGGCGTCATCGCTGCGGCGGACGTCGGGCAGGCCCGTTGACGCGATCGACTACGGCGTGTTCGCCAATCCGCTGCCGGACGTGCTGGCTGGCATGCTGTTCCTCGCCGGCGAGACGACGCGCGGCGATCTTGAGCGGGCTGTGGTCGCGTTTCGGCGTGCACAGGCACTTGAGCCCGGCAACACGTACCTCGCCGAGCTCTACGACCTGGCCGAAGCATCTGCGAACGCCGGCACGTTCGTCGGCGAGCCGCGTGTCCACGTGATCTACGCGGCGGGAATGGCTCCGACGCGGCTGGAGTGGCGCATCGACGTGCCGCTGTACATCTTCCCAGGCGACATCGGCCGGGCAGGTGCTCCGGGCATCGCGCTCCCACAACTCGCCTACGGCCCGCCCGGGGCGGTGCTGACGGCTTCTGCGTCGGGCGAGCCGTTTCCAACACAACGCGTCGCCAGCATCGAGCGTGTCGTCACGGCAGAATTCGACGCGGCATACGACGGCGTGGTCAGCCGCGCAGTCGCGAGTGCGATCATCCGAACGCTGGCCGCCATTGCCGTGAACACCGCGACCGATCGAGCGGCCGACGAAGTCGGCGGGCCCGAGGGGCTCCTGATCTTCCTGCTCGGTCGCATCGGAACGAGCGTCGCGCAAGTCGCGACCAATGCCGCCGACCTGCGGACGTGGCGACTCATCCCGGCCCGCTACGAGATCGCCAGTTTTCCGGCACCAGCGGACGGTTCGGTTCAGCTCAACCTCGGCGGACGCAGCGTCACCGTCGAGCTTCCGTCGAGTGACGGACGCGTGACGCACTTCATCTTCGTTCGTCAGCCGACGCCCGGCAGCCCGCCGTCGGTCCGCGCGGCGACGGTCGGTGTTCGATGAGGCGTAGACTTCGAGCGTCATGCAAGGCCGATGGATCACGCTCGGACTGGTCGCGATCGCGCTGCTCGCCGTGAGCGGTTGTCGAAGCAGCCAGGGAACGAATCGCGTCGTCTTCGAGGAGGGCGAGACGGACAAGGTTGTTGTCGACAAAAAGCTCGACAAACTCGTCCGCGTTCAGGAGCTGCGCGTCTTCAACGAACGAGGCGACACGATGCAGCCGCAGATGCGCGTCGAAAACATGACCGGCCGATCGCAGAGCGTGACGTACCAGTGGGTCTGGCTCGAAGGCCAGTACGAGCTGCCCGAGAGCTCCAACACCGCACGCGTCTTGAACCTTGAGCCGCGCGAGCAGAAGACGATCACCGCGACCGCCCCAAACCCGGCCGTCGATGGGTTCGTCCTCCGACTGAATCGGGCCAACTGACATCGTCCATCGTCGAGCAGAAGCAACAACCACCCGCACCACCACCTGTCATGAGAGTCATC
The sequence above is drawn from the Planctomycetota bacterium genome and encodes:
- the thrC gene encoding threonine synthase, whose protein sequence is MSDAVYQQCTNPACAATFDAGEVLTACPICGALLDVRYDWDRLPVPTRLKNFDARRMSFDPLDVSGVWRFRELLPFFRDTSDIVTVGEGRTTLQTNDSVACDLKMPHGTLQLQYEGFNPSGSFKDNGMTAAFTHAKRVGAAVVACASTGNTSAALALYASAAGMKALVFVGSGKIAFGKLSQALDYGAMTLQVEGDFDDCLKRVRELAETPDAGVYLMNSVNPFRLEGQKAIMYRILEARGWQVPDWIVVPGGNLGNSSAFGKAFAELFELGLIDRIPRLAIINAHGANTLWQLYEQQGLRWNDGGFDKDVPAALYRGFDAANHKADTVASAIEIGRPVNLPKALRALDIMNGVVREVDDDAILDGRATVARFGFGCEPASGATIAGLRQLLDEGVISRGEQVVCVLTGHELKDPNRTVDYHIGDEPHRWSNAPTSIPNDLDAILKVVQQR
- a CDS encoding DUF1425 domain-containing protein — protein: MQGRWITLGLVAIALLAVSGCRSSQGTNRVVFEEGETDKVVVDKKLDKLVRVQELRVFNERGDTMQPQMRVENMTGRSQSVTYQWVWLEGQYELPESSNTARVLNLEPREQKTITATAPNPAVDGFVLRLNRAN
- a CDS encoding GGDEF domain-containing protein — protein: MALMTLSISFALIAGPLVQVHVQTAAFMRQMAVPLAMLALVLLVAIRHEKKWRQTVGQLADVLENVRGGRLPSEQIARLLDGLADKGELTRLAAEVERIVADASEAQQRARRQVAEADRRVNTTTNALEKEIGQLKHQAGRDGLTGLGNRRSLDETLPRFVKTARANMSQLSVIMIDVDRFKELNDTLGHAAGDRMLKEFARLLRGTVRENDAAFRYGGDEFVLLLADVGIDQARATAERLMRLGDDLARPLRGLAHPPGLSCGVSSLSQLPAAACGEDLLKAADADAYRIKRQRRTLRRAA